AGCTCCCGGCCCTACGGCGCAGCCAACCCGGCGTTCACCGGAACCGTCGTCGGCTTGCTCAACGGCGATAACATCACCGCCGCCTTTACCAGTCCCGCCACACCCAGCAGCCCGGAAGGAACTTACCCGATCGTACCCTCGCTCGCGGACCCGGATCATAAACTCTCCAACTACAACGTAACCTCAAACAACGGCTTATTGACTGTCACGGCTCCAACTGCCCCGAGTATTCTGTCCATCGTTCGCTCTGCCGACAATACAAACATCACCATCACCTCGACTTCAGTCAGTAACCTCTTATATCGTCTGCAGTACAAGACTGGCTTGACGAGCACGAACTGGCTTAACCTCGCCTCCGATGTGACGGCCACTGGCAGTACCGTCTCGTTCACCGATCAGTTGGGCACCTCGCCGCAGCGCTTCTACCGTGCCGTGTTGATGCCAACCGTGACGCCCCTGACGCCACTAGTGGTGTCGGCCAACAACGCTTCCCGTCCTTACGGGGCGGCGAATCCTGTGTTTAGCGGTACGATCACCGGGCTGCAAGCTGGGGATAATATCACAGCCACTTTTTCCACTACTGCCACGATTAGCAGTCCTGTCGGAGCTTATCCAATCTTGCCAACATTGGCGGATCCTGACAACAAGCTCTCCAAGTATGCCGTCACCTTGAACAACGGGACACTGACTGTTACAGCCCCGCCTGTGCCGAGAATCTTGTCGGTCGTGCGCACTGCAGGCACGGGCACAACCATCACTTGGACCTCAACCAGCAACATCGTGTATCGAGCGCAATACAAGACCACGCTGGCCAGCACGAACTGGCTCAACCTCGCTCCGTTCGTGATCGCTACCGGCGGCACCGCGTCGTTTACCGACCATCCGGGTGCGGCAGCGCAGCGCTTCTACCGCATCGAACTGTGGTCGCCATGATGTCGCGGACGCTGATGCTGACAGAGTTGGGGATTCTGACTTCAGGAAAGTCTGGGGTGCGCGGTTGAGGTCTGCCTGGGCAGGCCTGGGTGACGGTGGTGAGAACGTGTCTGTCGCAGGGGGGATTTGCGGGCGAATAGCACCGACGCGAAAGGGCTCATGCAGTATTTACATTCGGGAGCGATGAAAATTGAGGGGGACCTTCTCGCGAACCTTGGTCCCGTAAGAATAGCAGCGTTCTATATTTGATGAAAACAGCAGTGGTTGGATTAGGCTATGTCGGATTGCCTTTGTCTCTCCAGTTCGCCCGGTCGGGCGTGGTGGTTTTGGGATTGGATGTGGATGCGAACAAGGTGGATGCACTTAGTCAGGGCAGGAGCTACATAAAGCATATCCCTCCCGAGAACGTGGCCGCGGTGGTCAAGTCGGGGACCTTCTCGGCCAGCACCGACTTCAGCCGCATTCGGGAGGTGGACGCGGTTATAATCTGTGTTCCCACGCCGCTCAACAAGAACCGCGAGCCGGACATCTCATTCATCACCGACACCGGCAGAAGCATTGCGCGATATCTGAAAAGGGGGGCGCTCGTGGTGCTGGAATCCACCACCTACCCCGGCACGACGGACGAGGACCTCCGCAAGGTGCTGGAGGTCGGTTCCGGCCTCGAGGCGGGGCGGGATTTTCATCTGGCGTTTTCGCCCGAACGCGAAGATCCCGGCAATCCCGACAGCAAAGTGGCGTTCATTCCGAAGGTTGTGGGGGGCTACACGCCGGCTTGCTTGGAGAAGGCAGTAGCGCTCTACTCCAAGGCCATCAAGACAGTCGTGCCGGTGTCGTCCTGCCGCGCCGCCGAGGCAACGAAGCTGCTCGAAAACACCTTTCGCGGTGTAAACATCGCTCTCGTGAACGAACTCAAGATCGTTTATAGCGCGATGGGCATAGATGTGTGGGAGGTGATCAACGCGGCCAAGACCAAGCCTTTCGGCTTCATGCCGTTCTATCCAGGGCCAGGTTTGGGTGGTCACTGCATCCCGATTGACCCATTCTACCTGACGTGGAAGGCGCGCGAGTTTGGCCAGAACACCCGTTTCAT
This genomic window from Candidatus Paceibacterota bacterium contains:
- a CDS encoding nucleotide sugar dehydrogenase, with protein sequence MKTAVVGLGYVGLPLSLQFARSGVVVLGLDVDANKVDALSQGRSYIKHIPPENVAAVVKSGTFSASTDFSRIREVDAVIICVPTPLNKNREPDISFITDTGRSIARYLKRGALVVLESTTYPGTTDEDLRKVLEVGSGLEAGRDFHLAFSPEREDPGNPDSKVAFIPKVVGGYTPACLEKAVALYSKAIKTVVPVSSCRAAEATKLLENTFRGVNIALVNELKIVYSAMGIDVWEVINAAKTKPFGFMPFYPGPGLGGHCIPIDPFYLTWKAREFGQNTRFIELAGEINTSMPLYVVHRVADALNHQQKSINGSSILVLGLAYKPNVDDERESPSYVLMDMLKERGAKVAYYDPYVPQIKPTREHAHWVGTKSVAWNKETITTFDVVLIATNHACVNYQELANWTSCVVDTRNAMAAVLTLPNHVWKA